The following nucleotide sequence is from Geitlerinema sp. PCC 9228.
TACTCGACCCCGCAGGGTAGCTAGTTCCGCTTGGAATTCTTCTTGCAGCCGTTGTAGCGTGGCCAAATCTTCTTGACGCACCAAGTCAGCCGTGCTTTGCTCGATTAGCTGGGTCATTACCTCCATACAGGCATTCAGACCCGCTGCAAATTCATAACGAGTCATCGCCCGGTTACCGCGGAAAGTGCGGTCGGGATACCCAGCAATACATCCGTAGCGTTCTACGAGGGATTGCAGAGCTTGGAAAGCCCAGTCGGTAGGCTGTACGTCCCGCAGCTGGGAAACCGAAGTTACCTGACCCATGCTTTGGGACTCAGCTTCGGTTTCAGAGAGAAGCTGGGAGACTTTGGTTTGTTGACCTTCTGGAGCCGCAGCCACGGAGCTGCAGGTCATGCCCAATAAAATGGGCGCTGCCAGTAAGGAATTGCGCAGTTTCTGACTCATTGGTTCCGATAACCCTCACACCAGTTCAAAAATTTTCAGCTAGATTTTTAGCCTATGGACACTTGCCCTTGTCAAAGGGAAGCTCGGGAACAATTTTACCTTTTCGCTTGTGCTTAATTTCCAGAATCGCTTGGGACTCTGCCAGCCAAGCCTGTGAAATTTGGCTAAGCCGTACCACCCATCGATGAAACAATTTGGGAGATTGGGATGGGTTGAATACGTACAAAAAAATTTTAGCAGCTTTCTATGGGTTTGCCTATAGGTTTCTATGGGACCTGCTATGTTCGTTTAGCCCAACTTTGATGCCACCATTGAGCTATCATGCTATATATCCTATCTTGGTAATTTTGTCAAGCCCGATCTACCCGAGACGTTGTTTCCATGGTTGGGGTTCCCGTGCGGCTGAGATATCCTTCCAATAAATAATCAGCACCCAGCGATCGCCATCGGACATTTTGTAAAGGCAGTGCTTCCGTCATTTTCAAAATGCCCAAATCTCCCACTGGTGAGGGAGCCGCTTGTCCTCCTACCAATTTGGCTGCTACAAAAGCGATTACCTTGTGGACTGCCCCTTGCGCGATCGCTTGGGCGGCCAGCGTACCGCCACATTCCCACAACACCGACATGGCACCGCGTTCGTAGAGATAGCCCATCACCCGCTGTGGCGTTAGCGGAGTTTGTTCCACCACTTCTACACCCATTTCCTGCAACTGCTGCTGCATCTGGGGGTTGGCGTTGGGTTCGGTCAGCACCAACGTTGGTGCCCGTTCCACTTCCCACAAATGTGCCGATAGGGGCAAATTCAACGTACGACTCATCACCACCCGCAGCGGATTGGGTAAATTTTCGTTGTGACTAGTTAAATAGGGATTATCCTGGCGTACGGTATTACCCCCGACCACCACCGCATCGCAGCTAGAACGCAACTGGTGCACCCAGTGCCGTGCCGTTTCTCCCGTTACCCAGGCACTGTGTCCAGTGGTAGTAGCAATTTTGCCATCGGCGCTCATGGCATATTTTAAAATTCCTAAAGGCACCCCGCGTACGGTTCGGTACCAAAACGCTTCGTTGAGCTGCCAGCAGTCCTCGGTTTCCACCCCTACAACCACCTCAATCCCCGCCGAACGCAATTTGGCAATGCCGCTGCCGGAAACCCTGGGATCGGGGTCTTGCACCCCCACCACCACCTTGGCCACTTGCGCTGCGATCGCAGCTTCCGTACAGGGGGGCGTGCGTCCGTAGTGATTGCACGGTTCTAAATTAACATATAGGGTAGCGCCTTTGGCTCGTTCTTGGGCTGCCTGCAAAGCCCGAACTTCCGCGTGGGGATACCCAGCACCAGGATGAAAGCCTTCACCCACAATCCGTCCATTTTTCACAATGACACACCCCACCAAGGGATTGGGGGCCGTGCGTCCCAGGGCTTGCCGCGCTAAATGAAGGCACCGCTGCATCATGGCGCGGTCAAAAGCACTAACATGGTAGATGGACTCGGAATCCGAGGGCTGAGCAGCATCAGATGCCATACTGACAGGCGATGGCGCGCGCTCCGTAGGTGCCTTTTGCGGATCGACAGGATATTGCTCCATGATGGGTCTGCTTGATGGGCTTGATAGCAGTAGAGAAGGGAACCAGCGCTTAACAGCAACTTCCAATTCCCTGCCTCTACATTATCAACAAATTTTGCCAAACCCAGAACCGATACCCAGCAGCCATATCTCGATCGCAAGGCGCCAGCAAAAAATCATAGCAAAATAGCATCAACACAGTAATAGCAGTCAAACCCCACACAACAGCAATTTCTCCTTGCTGGTTTTGATGGACCAAATGCAACTCCACGGCGGCGGCTTCCCCGTTTATCTGATGTTCGCTGGGGAGATGAAAATGATATTGCTTGAGTTCGTAGGTTTCGCTGTCAATTGTGACTGTACTTCCCCCATCGTAATTAAAATTAATATTGCCCGAACCACGACTTCCTATATTGCCAGTTTGAATGTTAATCGACGATTATCTGTTACCGGTTTCGCAAGTTTTGAATTCGGCATTTAACTCATCCCATTTGGTGGGATTGGTGGCTCCACCGTAGCTCCATTCTGCTTTGGCGGTGTCGGCAGTTGCCAAACTGGGAATCCCTATACCCACGCAAGCAATTAAAAGTGTCTTTTGCCATTGTTTTTGATTCCATAACATAAAAATCCTCCCCAACTAGGTTTCAAGAAATACCTAGCAAAAACGCGGGAATCATCGTAAGCAAGACAACATATCATGTAAAATTGATGTTTAGAATGAAACCAATAGAAAAAATCTATAGCCATCCCCAAAATGTCTACGATTCAAAATGTAACCCTCCATCAACTGCGTGTTTTTGCACTAGCAGCAGAACACCTTAGTTTTACCAAAGCAGCCGAAGAATTGTTTCTAACGCAGCCGACGGTTTCCATGCAGATGAAGCAACTCACCAAAGCTGTAGGACTACCTTTGTTTGAACAGGTGGGCAAACAGCTATACTTAACTCAGGCAGGAGAGATTTTGTACGAAAGCTGCCAGCGAGTTTTTAGTGAGTTGGGAGAGTTAGAAAGCGCGATCGCCGATCTAAAAGGCTTAAAACAAGGCAAACTCAAGTTAAGTGCCGTTACCACAACCAAATATTTTTTACCGCGTATTATCAGTCCTTTTTGCCAGAAATATCCCGGTGTGGAACTATCGTTACGTTTCACCAACCACCAACGGATTTGGCAGTATTTTCACGAAAACCAAGATGATTTTTACATTCTCAGCCAACTCCCCGCCCATGTAGACGTCACCGCTCATAAAATTTTAGAAAATCCCCTCATTGCCATCGCGCCAGCCGACCATCCCCTCGCCCAAGAAACAGATATTCCCTTTGAACGATTTGCCGAAGAACCTTTCATTATGCGCGAATCCGGTTCGGGAACCAGACAAGCCTTAGAAGAATTATTCCAAAAATATAAAATGCAGCCAAATGTCCGCTTGGAACTAGGCAGCAACGAAGCCATCAAACAAGCCGTTTTAGGTGGATTAGGAATTTCTGTTTTATCCAAACACGCGATCGCTTTAGAACAAGATACTGGTTGGTTCGCCATTTTAAACGTCCAAGATTTTCCCATAAAGCATCATTGGTACGCCATCTATCCCGTAGGAAAAAAACTTTCCGTCGTTGCCCGTACTTTTTTAGACTATCTAGAAGCAGAGCGACCATTGATAGCAAATGAGAAAAAACCAAACGCCAAAGAAATCAAAAACCACGAACATCCACCACAGCCATAAAAAATCAAAATCATAATCCCCCTAGCGTAGCCACTGAACCGCTTAAAATTTCTGGTGGTTCCATCGTCGCGTGTTGACCCCCAGACGGTACGATCTGGGGTAATTCTACTGGCGGCAAGCAAAGCCGAACCGCATGCCTGGCAAACGCATTACAAGGATTATTGGTTATGTCTCAGTTCGAGTCTGTCGATCTCCAAGCTCTATCCCAACAAATTCAAAAACTGCAACAGCAAGTAGACGGTTTATCCCAACAACTACAAGAAATTCTCAAAGAGCTACAAGTGGCTCGTACCGAACGTCAAAACCTTCAGCAAGCCTTACACACTTCCCCAAACGAAGCCGAAACGCCTGCGGTGAGCGCAGCCGAAACGCCAAATCCCTACGGAAATCTACCCACCCCCGCTCCCGCACCAGCTCCCTATTTGCCCGTAGATAATTTACGATATCAAGATATGGTCCTGTGGGGCACGCTCGCCGGACATACCGACAGTGTCCTCTCCGTTGCCGTAAGCTGGCAAGGGGACATCATCGCCAGCGGTTCCGTCGATCGCACCCTCAAAATTTGGGACCTCAACGAAGCTCGCGAACTATTTACCTTAGAAGGACATCAAAGCAGTGTTGTCACCGTTGCCATCAGTCCCGACGGTCAAGCCCTATTTACCGGTAGTGCCGATGGTATAGTGAAAGTCTGGCGGCGGGTAACAGGAGCGCA
It contains:
- the ribD gene encoding bifunctional diaminohydroxyphosphoribosylaminopyrimidine deaminase/5-amino-6-(5-phosphoribosylamino)uracil reductase RibD, translating into MASDAAQPSDSESIYHVSAFDRAMMQRCLHLARQALGRTAPNPLVGCVIVKNGRIVGEGFHPGAGYPHAEVRALQAAQERAKGATLYVNLEPCNHYGRTPPCTEAAIAAQVAKVVVGVQDPDPRVSGSGIAKLRSAGIEVVVGVETEDCWQLNEAFWYRTVRGVPLGILKYAMSADGKIATTTGHSAWVTGETARHWVHQLRSSCDAVVVGGNTVRQDNPYLTSHNENLPNPLRVVMSRTLNLPLSAHLWEVERAPTLVLTEPNANPQMQQQLQEMGVEVVEQTPLTPQRVMGYLYERGAMSVLWECGGTLAAQAIAQGAVHKVIAFVAAKLVGGQAAPSPVGDLGILKMTEALPLQNVRWRSLGADYLLEGYLSRTGTPTMETTSRVDRA
- a CDS encoding LysR family transcriptional regulator, which translates into the protein MQNVTLHQLRVFALAAEHLSFTKAAEELFLTQPTVSMQMKQLTKAVGLPLFEQVGKQLYLTQAGEILYESCQRVFSELGELESAIADLKGLKQGKLKLSAVTTTKYFLPRIISPFCQKYPGVELSLRFTNHQRIWQYFHENQDDFYILSQLPAHVDVTAHKILENPLIAIAPADHPLAQETDIPFERFAEEPFIMRESGSGTRQALEELFQKYKMQPNVRLELGSNEAIKQAVLGGLGISVLSKHAIALEQDTGWFAILNVQDFPIKHHWYAIYPVGKKLSVVARTFLDYLEAERPLIANEKKPNAKEIKNHEHPPQP